One segment of Akkermansiaceae bacterium DNA contains the following:
- the gcvT gene encoding glycine cleavage system aminomethyltransferase GcvT — protein sequence MSDTIQETPLASLHVELGGKMVPFAGWNMPVQYTSIIDEHTAVREDVGIFDISHMGQFFLEGDGAESWLNSILANDIGKLGLGEGQYTFMLNENGGVIDDLIIYRQAEGRIFLVVNASMIEEDYSWLNQHLVEGLTLTNASDAWAGMAVQGPNSSNTFARLFPGQELPARNGMKMWACEGESLCVCRTGYTGEDGFEFFSSAENGSAWFQRFIDAGAKPCGLGARDSLRLEVCYPLNGSDLSPTRTPLEAGLGFFCALDKEGGFIGSDALIKQKEEGLKQRLVALKYTGRGAPPRAHYEVYTKEGECISELTSGVLSPSLREGISMAYLPVALAKPGTLVDIDVRGRRFEAKVVKKPFYKKP from the coding sequence GTGAGCGACACTATCCAAGAAACCCCTCTGGCCTCCCTGCACGTTGAACTCGGAGGGAAAATGGTCCCCTTTGCCGGTTGGAACATGCCGGTGCAATACACCAGTATTATTGACGAGCACACCGCAGTGCGTGAGGATGTCGGAATTTTTGATATCTCCCACATGGGACAGTTTTTTCTCGAAGGCGATGGTGCGGAATCCTGGCTGAATTCAATCCTCGCCAACGACATCGGCAAGCTGGGATTGGGTGAAGGACAATACACGTTCATGTTAAATGAAAACGGGGGCGTGATCGATGACCTCATCATTTACCGGCAAGCCGAAGGCCGTATCTTCCTTGTGGTCAACGCATCCATGATCGAGGAGGACTACAGCTGGCTCAACCAGCACCTGGTGGAGGGCTTGACCCTTACCAACGCAAGTGACGCATGGGCAGGTATGGCCGTCCAAGGTCCTAACTCGTCCAATACTTTTGCCAGACTTTTTCCCGGGCAGGAACTACCCGCCCGTAACGGCATGAAGATGTGGGCCTGTGAAGGGGAGTCACTCTGCGTCTGTCGCACCGGTTACACCGGCGAAGACGGCTTTGAATTCTTCAGCTCGGCGGAAAATGGCAGTGCTTGGTTCCAGCGCTTTATCGATGCTGGCGCGAAGCCTTGCGGCCTCGGTGCCCGCGACAGCCTGCGGCTCGAGGTCTGCTATCCCTTGAATGGCTCGGACCTCTCACCTACTAGAACCCCCCTTGAGGCGGGCCTCGGCTTTTTCTGTGCCCTCGATAAAGAAGGGGGGTTTATCGGTAGCGATGCCCTGATTAAACAGAAAGAGGAAGGTCTCAAACAACGCTTGGTCGCCCTCAAATACACTGGTAGGGGCGCGCCTCCGCGTGCGCACTACGAGGTCTATACCAAAGAGGGGGAATGCATCTCCGAGCTTACTAGTGGCGTGCTCTCACCGAGTCTGAGAGAGGGGATATCCATGGCATACCTGCCTGTTGCATTGGCCAAGCCGGGCACATTGGTCGATATCGATGTCCGGGGCCGCCGATTCGAGGCAAAAGTCGTTAAAAAACCCTTTTACAAAAAACCCTGA